ATTATGGGAGAGAATCCGTCCGGATTCAAAGGAGAAGATCTGCCGGTTGAAACGGTAAGCTGGTACGATGCCGTGGAATACTGCAATCAGCGTAGTCTTAAGGAGAATTTGAAACCTTACTACAACATTGATAAGAGTACTATAGATAAGAAGAATAAGAATGAGAACGATCATTTGAAATGGACGGTTACCATAAACGAAGATGCTAACGGTTATCGCCTGCCGACTGAGGCTGAGTGGGAATACGCTGCAAGTGGAGGCCAGAAAAGTCTGAATTATGCCTATAGTGGAAGCAATAACCCAGATGAAGTGGCATGGTACTGGATAAATGCAGGGGATAACATATTAACTGGTGATTGGAGCTGGCCCGCCATCGAGAACAATCGAAATCAAACGAAGAAAGCTGGGTCCCTGAAAGCCAATGAGTTAGGGATTTATGATATGTCTGGTAATGTGCGAGAATGGTGCTGGGATTGGTACAGCCACCCCGACAGCCCGGAGAATTCTTGGCGTGTAGTAAAGGGCGGCGGCTGGATCGGCGGGGTTAATAATAATGAGATCTCGTTTCCCGGAAAATTTGATGCGAATGGTTTTGGTCCTGATCAGGGCTTCCGAGTGGTCCGAGGAAAATGATCGGCTCATTTACAACAGAAGGACTTACTATACAGGGTATACGTTCTAGATTTGATTGGCAGCATGAAACATACGGCTACGACCAATATTCCCAGTCGTAATCCGCTGCACGCTGAGTACGACTGGGTAAAATATACGATTAACTAGTATTTCACGAAGAAGCAGTTGATGATGAACTGCTTCTTTTTGTGTTTATACTATTATGCAGTATTCGTTATAATGGAGTCATTGGTTGAAGAAAGGAATGTAAGCATGAAGAAAGTCATCGTAGTAGGAGCAGGTATACTCGGAGCATCAACTGCTTATCACTTAGCAAAGCTTGGTGCAGAGGTCTTGGTTATAGATCGTAAGGATGAAGGTCAGGCCACCGATGCTGCGGCGGGAATTATATGCCCATGGTTATCACAGAGGCGTAATCGGGCATGGTACCAGCTCGCGAAGGGCGGAGCTCGTTATTACCCGGAACTGATCGACAGCTTAGAGAAAGAGGGCGAAACAGAAACGGGTTATGCCGGAGTCGGTGTCCTTAGCATTCATACGGATGTGGAGAAGATCGGTAAAATGGAGGAACGGGCACAGAAGCGGAAGCTGGACGCACCTGAGATTGGCGACATTACGCAGAAAAGCACGGATGAGACCCATCAGCTCTTCCCACTGCTAGCAGAAGGGTACCATGCTGTATACGTTAGCGGGGGAGCCAGAGTAGATGGCCGGGCACTGCGTGATGCGCTTCTTCGGTCGGCGGTGCGTAACGGAGCCAAGCTTATTCATGGAGATGCCGTTCTGGAGTATACATCAAACCAGGTAACGGGGGTATCTGTTGGTCAAGAACGATATTCTGCTGATGAAGTCATTGTGTGTGCTGGCGCCTGGGCCAATTCCTTGTTCGCACCCTTAGGCATTCATTTTAAAGTAACCTACCAGAAAGCACAGATTATGCATCTTCAGGTTGCTGATTATGAAAATACCGGGGACTGGCCTGTCGTTATGCCGCCAACGGATCAATATCTGCTGTCATTTGATGAGCAAAAAATAGTCATCGGTGCGACACATGAGAACGATATCGAAGGCTATGATACCAGAGTAACAGCTGGAGGAATGCAGGAAATTCTGAACAAAGGGCTGGAGCTCGCTCCTGGCTTGGAGAACAGTACTTTTCAAGAGGTCCGAGTGGGGTTCCGTCCATTTACACCAGGATTCCTGCCTGTCATAGGTGCAGTTCCAGGATGGGAAGGGCTTATGACGGCGAATGGACTAGGTGCCTCTGGACTTACAATGGGGCCCTATATCGGGAACCAGCTTGCTAAGCTGGCACTTGGAATGGAGCTCGACATCGACCTGGAGAATTATGATGTTCGTAAGGCGATGGAATAGAACTAGACGAAGAGAAGCCTACGTTTCTCCCAAGCTATAGGGAGGGGAAGTAGGCTTTTCTTTTCTTTATTTTAATTTCTTGCATTTATTGATCTGTTCGGATGAAGCGACAACAAGTGTCTTAAATTGTCATCAATAAATTTGCTGTCAGCACTGTTGATTCCGCGACCGGCAAAGTGGCCCCAGATCGATTCAATAGGACGAAGCACAGCATTTGGTATAAGCTTAGCCTCGTATGCATTTTCGTCTGAAGTACAAAATAGATCCGTACTCCCTGGCATAATGCAGGCTTGTGCTTTTATGTTCTGTAATGCCTTATCAAAATCTCCTTTATAGACCGGATTAGCACTTATATCTGCATTTTGGCCTGTCCATAGCATGGCAAGGACATTGTGCGGATCCATCTTCATAAAGCTGTCATCCCAAACGCCAGCGACAAAATCCTCTAGTGTGTCAAATCCCATATCACGATATAGTCCTTCTCTGTAATAGGTTTGGGATAGCCCCCATCCCGCATAAACTCGGCCAACACTTCGCATATGTGCAGAGGTCAATTGGTTTACTTTACTTGAATCGAAGTCAATAGCAGCCATAAGTGCAGCCTTCATTCCGTCAAGGACCACATACGCTTGCGGCCAAGTCTTTGCAGCTCCACAGAAAGGTGCAATTCGTTCCACCATGTCGGGGTAACTTGCCGCCCATTGAAATGATTGGATACCGCCCATCGACCATCCAACGACGAGTGCTATCTTTTCAATGCCGAATTTTTCAGTGACCAGCCGATGTTGGAAATTCACGTTGTCATAGATCGTAACTTGTGGAAAATGTCCCCGGTCGAAAGGCGGAGCTGTGTTGCTCGGAGACGAAGACAGTCCGTTTCCCAGCAGATTTGGAATGATAATGAAATATTTCTGTGGATCCAGTGCCATGCCGTTTCCAATTAACCATTCATTCTGAACATGCTGGTCGCCAAACGCTGTTGGATAGACGATCACATTATCCTTCTTTTCGTTCAATACTCCATACGTCTTATAAGCAAGAAATGCGTTTGGTAAAGTCACTCCTGATTGCAAATTAACGTCACCCAGATCAAAAACCTCGTAATCCATTGATTTACTGCTCCCTTCATCTTGAACCCTTAAATTACAAATGCATTTGTTGTTGTTAGTATAGTGCTATGGTAATCTCAATAAAAGTGAACAGAATTCATAGCTATATTCAATAATATTGAAAGTGAATGGGGGTTGCAGAATGGAATTGCGACAACTGAATACGTTTCGCACGGTTGCTTCAACTTTAAATTTCAGTCGGGCTGCAGAGGCTCTGAATTATGTCCCTTCCAACGTCACGATGCAGATCAAAGCATTGGAGGAGGAGCTTGGTGTTCGTTTATTTGACCGATTGGGCAAACAACTCGTACTTACCACAGCGGGGAAGCGATTCCTAAGCCATGTTCATACCATTTTAGAAGAATTGGATGAAGCTCGAAGTGCCGTTCATGAAAATGATAATTTATTAAGCGGGACCCTGACGATCAGTGCCAACGAAGTATTGTGTGCCTATCGGCTTCCCACCGTATTTCAGCAGTTTCGTTCGCGGTATCCGGGAATCCGGCTTATTTTCCGCTCTGTTCCGAATCAGGTGCTCAAGCAAACGCTCTTCGAGGGAACTGCAGATGTGGTGTTTATGCTGGATGAAGCCATTCTCTCGACGGGACTTACAGTGGAACCGCTGCTAGAAGAAACGTTCCGTTTTTTCGTTGCTCCTGACCATCCGCTGGCCGAAAGAAGTATACTACAGCTGGAAGATTTTCACGGAGAAGTGTTTCTGGTCAACGAAAAAGGCTGTACCTATCGAACCATGTTTGACCGTTCGTTTGAGAAAAAGGGGATTGATGATATTACCTATTTGGAGTTTCAAAATGCGGAAGCGATTAAACAATGTGCTATAGCGAGAATCGGCATTGCCTTTCTTCCTGAAATAACAGTGGAAGCCGAGGTTGAACGAGGTGAGCTCATTGCACTTCCATGGGAAATCCCGGACCTGCACGTATACACACATATGGTATGGCATAAAGACAAGTGGCTCTCACCCATCATATTATCTTTCATAGAAACAGCAAGGGAAGTGATGGCTGTAGAGGAGGGAAATTCAAAGGTTACTTCGTAAATTCTACATTTGTACAGCTTGAACGGCTGCTTATGGTGAAATTACAAATAGGAGAGCTGCATAAATAGTATACAGCTCTCCATTTTCAATTGGATTTTAGTTAGCTTATTTTCTGTAAACTCGTACCGGCAGTGAAGAGAGCATTTTTCCTGCAGCAGATGGCGTCAGGTTCTCTTCCAGGTTAAAGCCTGGAACCGGCTCGATTCTTGCAAACTTATCCATGAACATGCTGATTCCTGTAATAGCTTCCAGCCTAGCGAGAGGTGCACCTAGACAGAAGTGAGGACCGTTTCCGAAGGTCAAGTGCTGCTTGTTATTCTGTCTATGAATATTTAACGTAAACGGATCTTCGAATACTTCACCATCCATATTCGCTGCACTCATCCAGGCAACCACGACGTCCCCTTTCTTCAGGTCAACACCAAGCAAGTTATTATCCACTTTGACCGTACGGTCCATCTTCGCTACATTAAAACGATAGCGCAGCATTTCCTCCACCGTATTCGGAAGCAGCTCACGGTTTGTACGAACCTCATTATATATTTCCTGATTGTCATATAAGAAGGAGTAGAACGTATTGGCCAGCAAGTGGCTTGTCGTTTCAATGCCTGCTCCCAGAATGAACATCGTTGTTCTAACAATATCATCATCGGATAACTGGTCTCCATCCACTTCTGCCCGGATCAAATCCGATATGATATCATCCGACAGATTGGATCTTTTTTGGACAATATAAGGGTAGAGATAGGAATAGTATTCAACAGCGGCTTTGCGTTTACGCTCATTCACCGTTTCTTGGTTCTCCTTGGGCATAGGAAGGAACAAGTCATATACCCATTGCTGAAATAACATTCGGTCTTTGGTAGGGACGCCTAATAGATCCGCAATAACTATCGTAGGCAGGGCACTGGCAAACTCGTCGACAATATCAATGACGGGCTTGTCCTCCATGGAGTCAATCAACTCGCTTACGATTTCCTGGATTCGAAGCTCCCATAGCTTCAAGCTGCGTGGGGTAAATGCAGCAGCTAGCAGGGAGCGGCTCTTTCGGTGTTCGGGAGGATCTGTCATCAGGTTAAATTTCCCGGCGTGCTTACCTTCGTCGACATCAGCGCCAACGCTGATGGTCGTACGTGTTCTGACGTTAGAGAAATGCTCATAATCACTCAGCACACGTTTTACATCGTTATAGCGGAATACATTCCATGTGTTCGTTGCCTCATTATAGCTGACAGGATCGTTCTGAAGCTTGTCCTTATACCAGGCATAAGGGCTGAATTCCTCTGACGACGATTTGAATTCGGTAATTTCCTCCAAGGATATAATTTCATTGTTCACGATCAATCCCTCCACTCATTTGTGAGAATATGGTGTTGAATAAGCTTTAACTATGTTAGTTTAACATATATGAAAATGCACAGACACATTCGAATGACCCATGACCATCAGCCCGATCCGAGGTTTTTTGTCGAATATAGATTGAAGATAAAGCTAAGAATTTGGTAAGCTTACAATATCGTAGAAAAACGAAGGAACTACACCATATAAGGAGTTTACATTATGTACATAGAGCTGCTTATACTCATCCAGATCGAAGAATCTCCTAAACATGGTTACGAAATCAAGAAGGAAATCCAGAAGGATCTAGGATATTTGACGGATGTGAACAACAACATGCTGTATCCCGCATTACGTAAGTTTACGGAGGAAGGCCTGGTCACGAAGCGAATGAATGAGCATAGCGGGGGGCCAACACAGTATATATATGAGATTACGGAGAATGGAAGGAGACGAATAACGGACCTGGTCAATGTATTTACAGAGAGAGATGCGAAGCATCAATCCGAATTCTTGATCCGTGTGTCTCTGTTTCGGTATATTTCACCGGATAACCGGCTGCGCATATTAAATATGAGAATGAAGGACCTCGAACAGCTCTTATTCGATTTGGAGCAAAGACAGGAGCAGCATAACATTGATCGTTACCGGGATGAAGTGCTTCGACTATCTATATTTAAGCTAAAGGCTGAGCAGGACTGGATCCATAAATTAATGGAAAAAGTGGCTCGAGAAAAAGAGTAGAATAAACGTTCAAATTTTCTGTGGTAAATGAGTTTGGAGAACATGCAAAAGGCACGCATCTACTGCGTGCCTTTATAATTTCGTATGCCCTTGAGAATATAACCAATGGCTTGTTCTGCCGCTTCTTCTGGCGAGTAATTCTTCTCTATTGGATTAAGAAAAGGATTGCTTAACGAGAAGATTAAAGTTCCCATCACAAAATTAATGGTCATCTCTAATGACTCATACTCAATAACTCCTTGCTCCTTGCAAGCCGTCAGAATCTGTCGAAGCTCGTCCCACGAGGGAAGAAATACATCCGTCATCAGCTCCAGCCTCGGACTCATAAGGAAGAGCTCCTGCTGAAGGATGGTAATCAGCTCGTGCTCCTCGTATCTGAATAAGACAAAGGATCTGCAAAAATCAATCAGGGCATCTAACGGTTTCGACAAGTCGTACAGATGATTCTGAGTCGTCACCCTGATGGGATCAAATAAGGCGAAGAACACCTTCTCCTTACCGCCAAAATGATAAGACACAAGAGCGAGCGAAACACCGGCTTCTTCACAGATTTGCCTGACCGTTGTCGCTTCATACCCTTGTGATGAGAACAGCTTCTTGGCTGCTTTCAGTATTTGATCTTTTACATGTTTGTTTTTTTCCTGGTCGTCCTTCGCAGGGCTCATAGGTCAATATACTCCTTTAGCTGTTAAGGAAATCAGGATGCTCATAGCTGGGATTAGGATACTTGTAGAAGCCTTCTCCCGTTGCAACGCCAAGCTTACCCTTATCAATATAATCGGTCTTCAGCAGCTCTGCAACTTTCTCCAAATTCGGATTCCCTGTAGCCTTCGCTTTCGCAAGAACGATGTTATAGGCTGTAGTTAGACCAACCACGTCAAGAATCGCAAAAGGTCCCTTCGGTGCGCCTGTACCGACCATCCAGGTTTTGTCAATCGTTTCCGGATCGGCAATCTCTTTAACCAAGAGAAGCTCGGCTGCATCTAACAATGGCACTAGCAGGGAGTTGAGAATATAGCCAGGCTGCTCCTTGTGCAGTGTAAGGGCCACCATACCAATGGCGCGAGCAAACGCAATTACATCCTCGAACACCTTCTCATCGGTACCTGGATGCTTCATAATCTCCGCTGTGTTGTTCTTCCAGATCTCATTAGCGAAGTGGAGGGCAAGAAATTGAGCTGGACGACCCGTAGCTTCGGCAAACTGACTTGGCAGCAGAGTAGAAGAATTGGATGCAAAAATGGTATGTGCAGGTGCGACTTCTCCGAGCTTCTTGTAGAAATCCGTCTTAATCGGCACAATCTCTGGAATGGCTTCAATAACCAGATCCGCGCTTGAAACGGCTGCACGGAGGTTCGAGTTGAAAGACATGCGCTCGTAAGCAGCATCTACCTCCTGCTGAGTTGCACCCATATCCTCCTGATACCGCGCTTTAAGCTTCGAGATCCGATCCTTCGCTTTATCCAAGGCTTCATCATTGATGTCATATACGGTGACTTGAAATCCATGAAATGCGGTCTGGTAAGCGATTTGACTTCCCAAGACACCGCTGCCTGCTACGGTAATATTTGTGTAGTTCATCTGTATCTCTCCTTCTAAGTTAAAATTGAAATGTATATCATTTGAACGATTGTTTTGAACAAACGTTCAAAAAATGGTATACCTCTAAGCTACTCCTCTGTTCACAATTTGTCAACATTATTAGTTCATTCTTGTGATGTACCTGACTGAAAAACAAATACAAAAAAAGTCCGAAGGTAAATATAATTTACCCTGGACCTCGTAATTATAGTATGGCAGTACTTTATATATTTGCGTTAGACTCTAAATTATGATTTGTTTCATAATAAATAAGGGCCTGCTCCATAAAAACAAGAATCTCCTCTCTAATCGGATACAGATTGAGATCTGACGAAGCTTCCTCAGAACGTCTTGCATTCCAGAACTTGTCGGCAAGCTCCTTATTGCCTTGAAACATTTCATTAGATAGCAGCAGAGTATCCTCGGCAATAATTTGAGCGTCACGTGAGCTTGGAGATTTATTCTCCTCCAGACAAATTTCAATTCGTTTAATCAAGTTAATCCATTTTGTTAATTGAACAGGGTCGTTCTCCATTTTTGGTAATTGATTAGTAAGGACGATTTGTTCATCCTCAGTGAACCACGCTTCCATGACCTTTTTCTTTCTTCTTTTTCGTTCTTCAGCTTCATCATCATTTGACAGTAGTGGCAGGAGCAGATCCCATTTTATCTCGGTTTGGAGCTTCGTCATGTTAATCAGTGTATTGGTGTGATCGAGCGAGCCCTCTAGTCGAGTTAACTCATATTCAAGGTGGTTCTTGTGAACACGGAGCGTTTTTTCGATGGACAGCTGATTTGTTAGTTTCTTGATATCTTCGAGTGACATGGAAGCGGACTTAAGCAGTAATATTTTTTCAAGCAGCAATAAGTTATCTGGCGTATAATGACGCTTGCCGTTTTCGTCTTTGAATGAAGGCTGCACCAGCTCGATCTGATCATAATAACGCAGGGTTCGTAGAGAGACATTCAGCTTTTTCGATACCATTCCTGTAGTTAAAAAATTCATTATGTAATTCCTCCTAAAAAAAGCTTGCAGGTTACGTAACGTCACCGTTTAATCTGAATTTATCACACAATGCGTTCTAGGAGGAAGAAATATGAAGAAACAAATCTTTGCATCGATGGAGTGGTCATTCAAGGAGCTCGGATTATTACTCCTGCTTGTCCTTGGTATTGTTCCGGTCACGATTGAGTATTTACTGCAAGACTTTCTGTATGAATGGCTTCAAAACAGCTTATATTCGGGTACTTTAACCGGTCTGATCATGGCCATCATTTTTATCGCAGGCGTGTATTTCATTGCGCTTAAGCCGCATGGGTTAAGGTGGGCAGACGTTGGATTACAAGCTTTTTCTAAATCGTATTGGGGATTCATCATAATCTGGCTGATCGCATTAATTGCATCCAGCATTCTCATATTGATCCTGATGGATCTATTGCACATAGGTACAGAGAATAGTAAAACAGAAAGTCTGCAGCAAAATATAAGCCTGCTCACAATCATGATCGGATTTGTCTCAGCGGCGATTATATCACCTGTGTATGAAGAGATTTTTTATCGCGGATTTCTATATAAGTGGTTCCGGGTTAAATGGGGTGTTGGCGCCGGAATATTTTTAAGTTCCTTTATCTTTACGATTGTCCATATACCAACTTACAACACCTTGCCCGTCAATTTTGTATCGGGAGTCATATGTGCATGGTGCTATGAGAAGACAGGATCGATTGTGCCAGGAATGATTGTGCATGGAGGGTTTAATGGGCTGGCTGTTATCCTAACCGCACTCTGAACTGAATGATAATTTCGGATATTAAAGGTATTAAAATGAAGCGTTATCATGATAGAATGGCATGTATTACATAGAAACTGAAGTGTTGGAGAGGGGAATGAATACAATGCTGCACAGAATGAATCTAGAAGGGGCCTGGCGTCTGCAGCTGGATGAGCAGAAGCAGGGTCTACAGCTGCCATTTGTAGATAGCATCACACTACCGAATACGACATCCCATGCAAAGAAGGGGAAGAAAAATACAGAGGTCAAAGTCGGTGCGTTAACCGATGAATATGCTTTTGAAGGCCATGCTTGGTTTGCTAAAGAAGTGGAAGTTCCGGAGAATCTTCAGGACAAGCCTTGCTTCCTGTACTTGGAGCGTACACGTGTCACCACAGTATGGGTAGATGGAGAAGAGATTGGGACACAGAACAGTCTAAACACTCCGCACGTACATGATCTAACAGGAGCACTGAGTGAAGGGAAGCATACCATTACGATCCGTGTAGACAATACGAATTATCCGACCAAGGGAGGGCATATGACTTCCGAGGATACACAGACCAATTGGAACGGAATCACGGGTCGAGTAGAGCTGCAGTTCTTCAGCCATCGTTATATAGAGAACATTCAAGCTTATACCGATCCGGTGAAAAAGACAGTTGCGCTGACAGCCCGTCTTGTCGGCAGCTGGGATGCCGTTAAGCTCCATATCTCGGCAAGACATTCTAATACAGATGTTAAACATACGGTGAAGGAGCAAGTATTCCAGTTAAGCTCGAATAATGTATCGGTTACTTATGAAATGGGTGAAGATGCCTTGCTGTGGAGCGATTTGAAGCCTAATTTATATGAGCTGAACATTGAATTGAAAGCGGTTAGCGGCGATGTCTTGGATTCACATCAAGTCTTGATTGGACTTCGCGAATTCACAGCAGCTGGAGATAAGTTTGCGATCAACGGGAAGAACACATTTTTACGCGGCAAACATGACGGCTTGATTTTTCCACTAACGGGATATGCTCCAACGGATGTGGAAGAATGGCTCAGAATTATGAAGATTTCCAAATCTTATGGTATTAATCATTATCGCTTTCATACCTGCTGTCCGCCGGAAGCCGCATTTATCGCAGCAGATATGTTAGGGATCTATATGGAGCCGGAGCTTCCGTTCTGGGGAACCATAACCGATGAGACGCATGAACAGCATAATCAAGCAGAGCAGGATTATCTAATAAGTGAAGGCTACGCGATGCTTCGTGCGTTTGGTAATCATCCCTCATTTGTGATGATGTCGCTCGGAAATGAGCTATGGGGGAGCAAGGAGAAATTAAATGAAATTTTGAAGCAGTATAAGGACTTCGATTCGCGGCATTTGTATACTGAAGGCTCGAACAATTTTCAATTTGTACCTGTTATTCTGGAGGAAGAGGACTTCTACTGTGGAGTGCGCTTCTCGAAGGATCGTCTGTTCCGAGGCTCCTATGCGATGTGTGACGCACCACTTGGCCATGTTCAAACCGATCTTCCAGGCACAATGAAGGATTACGATGAACAGATTGTCCCTTCTGCTAAGACAGAAATTGAAGAGCAATCAGCGGATATAAAGTCGATTCAGATTCAATATGGAACTGAGATGCGTACTGTGCAGGCAGAAACAGCGGAGGATCAGTTAATTCCTCATATTCCCGTTATCTCTCATGAGATTGGGCAATATGCGACATACCCGAATTTTAAGGAAATGGAGAAATATACAGGATCACTGAAGGCCAAAAATTTCGAGGTGTTTAAGGATCGGCTTGAAGCGAAGGGGCTGGGACATCTGGCCGAGGCTTACTTCGAGAACTCCGGAAAACTAGCTGCAGCATGTTATAAGGAAGAGCTGGAGGCAGCATTTCGGACCAAACGACTTGCTGGATTCCAGCTGCTGGATTTGCAGGACTTCAGTGGACAAGGAACGGCGCTAGTCGGTATGCTGGATGCATTCATGGATTCCAAAGGACTGATCACACCAGAAGAGTGGAGAACCTTCTGTTCGGATGCTGTCCTGCTGGCTCGATTTGAACGATATAATTATGAGGCAGGAGCGATATTTGCAGCCCAAGTTGAACTCAGCTATTACCGGACAGATTCTATCGAGAATAAAGTGTTAAAATGGGAATTGTTAAGTAAGGGGACGTCTCTTGCCGAAGGCGAATTAATGATCCCTGCGGGTCCGGATTCGAATCATATACAGATAGGTACGATTCAGATCCAATTGCCAGAGGTTGAAGTGATGACACAGGTCGAGCTGAAGCTGACGATCGAGGGAACTGATATTTACAAGAATTATGATCTTTGGATATATCCGATGCACACAGAACTGGACTGGGCAGGAGTTCATAAATTCCGCGAGCTGAATGATGAGGTCCGTGCACTGTTAGAGCAGGGTGAAGATGTGTTGCTGCTGCCGAATCCGGCTTCCTTGCCTCATTCCATAGAAGGAACCTATAGTACGGATTTTTGGTGTTATCCGATGTTTCGATCTATATCAGAAAGCATGAATAAGCCGACACCGGTGGGAACGATGGGACTGTATATCAATAAAGAGCATCCGGTGTTTGCACATTTCCCTACGGAGTCACATTCTACCTATCCATGGTGGAGCATTGTCATGAACTCCAGGTCTATCATAATGGACGATATGGAGCCGAAGCTACAGCCGATTGTTCAAACCATTGACAATTTCGAGCGTAATCATAAGCTCGGCTTGTTATTTGAGGCTCGCGTGTTCAAGGGTCGAGTGTTAGTTGGAACCTTTGACGATGAGAGAATAAAGGATACACCAGAAGGAAGGCAGTTCATCCATAGCGTTCTTAGATATCTGCACAGTGATGCATTTGAACCAACGGTTCAGCTTGAATGGAATGAGCTCGCGAAACTGCTGTAAATATTTCGAATGGTCAGTTTCATTGACAGAAATATCGTTTAATGAGTAAGATAGTTCT
This sequence is a window from Paenibacillus urinalis. Protein-coding genes within it:
- a CDS encoding CPBP family intramembrane glutamic endopeptidase, whose protein sequence is MKKQIFASMEWSFKELGLLLLLVLGIVPVTIEYLLQDFLYEWLQNSLYSGTLTGLIMAIIFIAGVYFIALKPHGLRWADVGLQAFSKSYWGFIIIWLIALIASSILILILMDLLHIGTENSKTESLQQNISLLTIMIGFVSAAIISPVYEEIFYRGFLYKWFRVKWGVGAGIFLSSFIFTIVHIPTYNTLPVNFVSGVICAWCYEKTGSIVPGMIVHGGFNGLAVILTAL
- a CDS encoding sugar-binding domain-containing protein → MNTMLHRMNLEGAWRLQLDEQKQGLQLPFVDSITLPNTTSHAKKGKKNTEVKVGALTDEYAFEGHAWFAKEVEVPENLQDKPCFLYLERTRVTTVWVDGEEIGTQNSLNTPHVHDLTGALSEGKHTITIRVDNTNYPTKGGHMTSEDTQTNWNGITGRVELQFFSHRYIENIQAYTDPVKKTVALTARLVGSWDAVKLHISARHSNTDVKHTVKEQVFQLSSNNVSVTYEMGEDALLWSDLKPNLYELNIELKAVSGDVLDSHQVLIGLREFTAAGDKFAINGKNTFLRGKHDGLIFPLTGYAPTDVEEWLRIMKISKSYGINHYRFHTCCPPEAAFIAADMLGIYMEPELPFWGTITDETHEQHNQAEQDYLISEGYAMLRAFGNHPSFVMMSLGNELWGSKEKLNEILKQYKDFDSRHLYTEGSNNFQFVPVILEEEDFYCGVRFSKDRLFRGSYAMCDAPLGHVQTDLPGTMKDYDEQIVPSAKTEIEEQSADIKSIQIQYGTEMRTVQAETAEDQLIPHIPVISHEIGQYATYPNFKEMEKYTGSLKAKNFEVFKDRLEAKGLGHLAEAYFENSGKLAAACYKEELEAAFRTKRLAGFQLLDLQDFSGQGTALVGMLDAFMDSKGLITPEEWRTFCSDAVLLARFERYNYEAGAIFAAQVELSYYRTDSIENKVLKWELLSKGTSLAEGELMIPAGPDSNHIQIGTIQIQLPEVEVMTQVELKLTIEGTDIYKNYDLWIYPMHTELDWAGVHKFRELNDEVRALLEQGEDVLLLPNPASLPHSIEGTYSTDFWCYPMFRSISESMNKPTPVGTMGLYINKEHPVFAHFPTESHSTYPWWSIVMNSRSIIMDDMEPKLQPIVQTIDNFERNHKLGLLFEARVFKGRVLVGTFDDERIKDTPEGRQFIHSVLRYLHSDAFEPTVQLEWNELAKLL